In the genome of Streptomyces sp. 846.5, the window ACCCGCCCGCCCACACCGACGCGCTGGAGACCGCCGCCCGCGCCGTACTGACGCTGCTCTCGGACGAGCGCACCACCGCGGCGGACGGCGAGTGGGCCGAGCGCGTGCACGCCTGGGAGGACGCCAGGATCCGCAAGGTGGTCCGCCGGGCCAGGGGCGGCGAGTGGCGCAAGGCGCAGGAGCTGGACGGGATCACGGTGACCGGCAAGTCCGCCGAGGTGCGGGTGTTCGTGCCGGTCCCGCTGGACGGCTGGCCGAAGGAGCTGGCGAAGCTCCAAGTGTCCGGCACCGAACTGGAGGATCCCGAGCCACCGGCCCCTGCCGACCCCGGGGTGCCGGTGCTGTGGTTCAACCCCGAGGTGGAGATGTCCACCGGCAAGTCCATGGCCCAGGCCGGCCACGGCGCGCAGCTCGCCTGGTGGGCGCTGACCGCCGATCAGCGCGCGGAGTGGCGCGACGCGGGCTTCCCCCTCGCCGTCCGCACCGCCACTCCGGAGCAGTGGGCCGGCCTGGCCGCCACGGAGCTGCCGATGGTGCGCGACGCGGGCTTCACCGAGGTCGCCCCGGGCTCCTGCACGGTGATCGCCGACCACCCGGCGCTGCGCCGGAGCTGACGGCCGCACGGCTGCCTGGATCAGCACTCGGCGACAACACTCGGTCGGCGAAAGCTGACTGACGCCGAGTCAGAGTCGGCCCGCCGGTATGCCTCCCGCAGCCGGGCCAGCGCCCGCGCCGGGGCGCCGAGATGGTCCAGGCCGAGCAGTGCGGCGCCGGCCACCGGGGGGACGTCGGCGTAGCGGGGCAGCGCCGAGGGGGCGTGCCGGCGTAGCCGGGATTCGACGCCCTCGGTGATCAGCGGATGGCGGCTGGCGAGGATGCCGCCGCCGAGCACCACCTCCACGTCCGTCCCGGTCAGCTCCAGCCGGTCCAGGACCGAACGGGCCATCAGGAACACCTCTTCGGCCTGGCGTTCCACCAGGGCGAGGGCGACCGGGTCCCCCTCTTCGGCGGTGGCGAAGAGCACCGGGGTGAGCGCGGTCACCACCTCCCCGCCGATCCCGCCCTGGTGCACGGCGACGGCCACGTCGTGCATCGAGCTCTCGCCGCAGAACTCGGGCACCCGCTGCCGCAGCAGGGTCTCCGGGCCGCGGCCGTCCTCCGCGCGGATGGCCGCGTACATGATCTCGTTGCCCAGCCAGCGGCCGCCGCCCCAGTCGCCGGTGAAGTGGCCCAGCGCCAGGAAGCGGGCGGTACGACCGTCCGGGCCGACCCCGGCGCAGTTCATCCCGGCGCCGCAGACCATGGCCACGCCCCAGGGCCGCTGCGTGCCCGAACGCAGCAGCGCGAAGGTGTCGTTGAGCACCTGGGAGCTCTGCGACCAGCCCCGCTCGGCGAGTTCGGCGGAGAGCCGCTGCTCCTCCTCGGGCAGGTCGACATTGGCCAGGCAGGCCGAGGCGTGGCGGGCGATCGGACCGCCCGGGTCGAGGCCGGCCAGCGCGGCCAGCTCGGCGACCATCGGGGCCAGGGTGGAGCCGTTCGGCGCGCTCGATCCGGGTCCGCGCACGGCGGCCAGCAGGCTCCCGTCCTCGGCGATCAGCGCCAGGTCGGTCTTGCTGTTGCCGCCGTCGACGGCCAGGACCGCGGGCAGCGCCCCCGTGGTGCCGATCGTCATCCTGCGTGCTCCCTGGTGGACGGGACGGGGACGGCGACATGGCAGGCGGCCGAGTGGTCCGGGCCGAGCAGCCGCAGCTCCGGGGTGACCGAGGCGCACTGGGCCACGGCGACCGGGCAGCGGGCCCGGAACCGGCAGCCGGGGCGGGGGTCGACGACTTTGGGCGGCTCGCCCCGGTCCGCCCCGGCCAGGTCGGCCAGCGGCGCCCTGGGGTCGGGGACGGTGGCCAGCAGCAGCTGGGTGTAGGGGTGCCTGGGCTCGGCGAGGACGGACTCGATCGGGCCCTGCTCAACGATGTGCCCGGCGTACATGACGATCAGCCGGTCGGCGGCGTAGCGGGCGCTGGCCAGGTCGTGGGTGATGTAGAGGAAGGAGACCCCGGCCCGGTCGCGCAGCTCGGTCATCAGGTTGAGAAGCCCGATCCTGATGGAGACGTCCAGCATGGACACCGGCTCGTCCGCGATGATCAGCCTGGGCCGGGACGCCAGCGCCTGGGCGAAGCCGACTCTTTGACGCTGGCCCCCGCTCAACTCGTAGGGGTACTTGGCCAGGTACTGGTCGGCCGGGGTCAACCCGACGGAGGTCAGCAGCCGCTGGGCCTCCGCGGTTCGGCCGGCCTCGTCCAGCTCGGGGCGATGCAGCTTGAGGGCGCGCAGGATGCCGTGGGAGATCCGGTAGACCGGGTTGATGGAGCTGAAGGGGTCCTGGAACACCATCGGGGCCTGGCCGTGGTAAGCGAGCACGTCCTTGCGGGAGCGCAGCGCGGACAGCGGCCGGCCCTCGAAGTAGATCTCTCCCCTTGTCGGTTTGTAGACCATGGACAGCAGCCGGGCGATGGTGGACTTGCCACTGCCGCTCTCCCCCGCCAGCGCGACGATCTCCCTGCGGCCGATGCTGAAGTCGGCGCCGTCGACAGCGTGCAGGTGCTTCTTGGAGAAGATGCCGCCGATCTGGAAGTGCCTGGTCAGGCCCTCGGCCCGGAGCAGCGGCCCGTCCTCGTGGGATTCGGTGGTCATCGGGGCACCTCCGCGGTGGCGTGGAGCAGGCAGCGGACCTGGACGCGGTCGACGTCGTACAGCTCGGGCCGGACCCGGGTGCAGGCGTCCATCACCTGCGGGCAGCGCGCCGCGAACCGGCAGCCGGGCGGCAGCTCGGCCAGGTCCGGCGGGGAGCCCGGGATGCCGAGCAGCGGCACCCTGGGGCCGCGGATGGACGGGAAGGCGTCCAGCAGGCCGCGGCTGTAGGGGTGCCTGGGGGTGTCGAACACGGTGCGGGTGTCGCCCAGTTCGGCGATCTGCCCGCCGTACATCACGATCAGCCGGTCGGAGAAGTGGCTGACCAGCGACATGTCATGAGTGACGAAGACGATCGCGAAGCCGAGTTCCCGCTGGAGCTGCTTGATCTGGACCATCAGCGAGCGCTGGGCGACCACGTCCAGGGCGGAGGTGGGCTCGTCCATGATGATCAGGTCGGGGGTGAACAGCAGCGCCATGGCGATCATGGCGCGCTGGCGCATCCCGCCGGAGAGCTGGTGCGGATAGCTGCCCAGGTGCACCGGGTCGACCCCGACCAGCTCCATCACCTCGCGGGAGCGCTGCCTGATGTCGGTGGCGTAGCTGTGCGCCCGCAGCACGTCGCGGAACTGGGCACCGATGGTCTTCACCGGGTTGAGCGCGTTCATGGCGCTCTGCATCACCACCGACAGCTCGGACCAGCGGACCGTGTTGAGCTGCTTCTCGGTCAGGGTGACCAGGTCGCGGCCCTTGAACTCGACGCTGCCGCCGGTGATCCCGGCGGGCGGGCTCAGCAGCTGGGCGATGCCGAACAGCAGCGTCGACTTACCGCAGCCGGACTCCCCCACGATGCCGAGGAACTCGCCTCGGCGCAGGGTGAAGCCGACCCGGTCGACGGCCAGGGCGGAGCCCC includes:
- a CDS encoding peptidyl-tRNA hydrolase; translation: MTSSPAPSSSPFADQVVDRDAAPQFVLPLVVRIERTDPPAHTDALETAARAVLTLLSDERTTAADGEWAERVHAWEDARIRKVVRRARGGEWRKAQELDGITVTGKSAEVRVFVPVPLDGWPKELAKLQVSGTELEDPEPPAPADPGVPVLWFNPEVEMSTGKSMAQAGHGAQLAWWALTADQRAEWRDAGFPLAVRTATPEQWAGLAATELPMVRDAGFTEVAPGSCTVIADHPALRRS
- a CDS encoding BadF/BadG/BcrA/BcrD ATPase family protein; the encoded protein is MTIGTTGALPAVLAVDGGNSKTDLALIAEDGSLLAAVRGPGSSAPNGSTLAPMVAELAALAGLDPGGPIARHASACLANVDLPEEEQRLSAELAERGWSQSSQVLNDTFALLRSGTQRPWGVAMVCGAGMNCAGVGPDGRTARFLALGHFTGDWGGGRWLGNEIMYAAIRAEDGRGPETLLRQRVPEFCGESSMHDVAVAVHQGGIGGEVVTALTPVLFATAEEGDPVALALVERQAEEVFLMARSVLDRLELTGTDVEVVLGGGILASRHPLITEGVESRLRRHAPSALPRYADVPPVAGAALLGLDHLGAPARALARLREAYRRADSDSASVSFRRPSVVAEC
- a CDS encoding ABC transporter ATP-binding protein gives rise to the protein MTTESHEDGPLLRAEGLTRHFQIGGIFSKKHLHAVDGADFSIGRREIVALAGESGSGKSTIARLLSMVYKPTRGEIYFEGRPLSALRSRKDVLAYHGQAPMVFQDPFSSINPVYRISHGILRALKLHRPELDEAGRTAEAQRLLTSVGLTPADQYLAKYPYELSGGQRQRVGFAQALASRPRLIIADEPVSMLDVSIRIGLLNLMTELRDRAGVSFLYITHDLASARYAADRLIVMYAGHIVEQGPIESVLAEPRHPYTQLLLATVPDPRAPLADLAGADRGEPPKVVDPRPGCRFRARCPVAVAQCASVTPELRLLGPDHSAACHVAVPVPSTREHAG
- a CDS encoding ABC transporter ATP-binding protein, producing the protein MPPLEIRPEPEPTPTADLLVVRDLTVEYATARGSALAVDRVGFTLRRGEFLGIVGESGCGKSTLLFGIAQLLSPPAGITGGSVEFKGRDLVTLTEKQLNTVRWSELSVVMQSAMNALNPVKTIGAQFRDVLRAHSYATDIRQRSREVMELVGVDPVHLGSYPHQLSGGMRQRAMIAMALLFTPDLIIMDEPTSALDVVAQRSLMVQIKQLQRELGFAIVFVTHDMSLVSHFSDRLIVMYGGQIAELGDTRTVFDTPRHPYSRGLLDAFPSIRGPRVPLLGIPGSPPDLAELPPGCRFAARCPQVMDACTRVRPELYDVDRVQVRCLLHATAEVPR